In Anaerostipes hadrus ATCC 29173 = JCM 17467, a single genomic region encodes these proteins:
- a CDS encoding chloride channel protein — MQKKDYIIQLLKYIIMAIVVGIIVGTIDALFGRVLIAISEFRTIHYQYLLPFLPIAGLVITAMYYVFSKLSLKGMKLIFEVGQQKTDAIPLLLIPLVMIGTWLTHLFGGSAGREGVAVQIGATLSHALGRKLNFPENGRIMLVIGMAAGFGGLFQTPLSATFFAIEVIVIGKMDYEALLPALASAYIAAFTSHSLGLEKFSVAIKNTINLTGTKTIISVIILGILFGLTGRLFSFSLSKLKVFMGETIMNQYLRIGVMAIPLAALLFIIHGSRYSGLGTNIISAGFAGQTIYSYDWLLKLLFTIFTLAIGFQGGEVTPLFSIGTSLGVILGGLLGLPPMLCAALGYAAVFGSATNTLIAPIMIGLEVFGGADMVLFVIVCVIAYGVNGNISIYAQEKF; from the coding sequence ATGCAAAAGAAAGACTATATTATACAACTGCTAAAATATATCATCATGGCAATCGTTGTAGGAATTATTGTAGGTACGATCGATGCCTTGTTTGGAAGAGTGCTGATCGCAATTTCAGAGTTCAGGACCATACATTATCAATATTTACTGCCATTCCTGCCAATTGCTGGGCTGGTGATCACAGCAATGTATTACGTATTCAGTAAACTAAGTCTAAAAGGAATGAAACTCATTTTCGAAGTTGGCCAGCAAAAAACAGATGCCATCCCATTACTACTAATTCCATTAGTAATGATCGGAACATGGTTAACGCATCTATTCGGAGGAAGTGCTGGCAGAGAAGGAGTTGCAGTTCAGATCGGAGCAACCCTGTCTCATGCACTCGGAAGAAAATTAAACTTCCCAGAGAATGGAAGAATAATGTTAGTCATCGGTATGGCAGCAGGATTTGGAGGGTTATTTCAGACACCATTAAGTGCAACATTCTTTGCAATCGAGGTAATCGTAATCGGGAAAATGGATTATGAAGCACTACTGCCAGCATTGGCGTCTGCATATATAGCAGCATTTACATCTCATAGCCTGGGGTTAGAAAAATTTTCAGTTGCGATTAAAAATACCATAAATTTAACTGGTACAAAAACGATCATATCAGTAATCATACTTGGAATTTTATTTGGACTGACTGGAAGATTGTTTTCTTTTTCATTAAGTAAGTTAAAAGTATTCATGGGAGAAACGATCATGAATCAGTATTTAAGAATCGGAGTTATGGCAATTCCATTAGCAGCATTATTGTTTATTATTCACGGATCAAGATATAGTGGACTTGGAACAAATATAATCTCAGCAGGATTCGCAGGACAGACAATCTATAGTTATGATTGGCTCCTAAAGTTATTATTTACGATTTTTACACTGGCAATTGGATTTCAGGGTGGAGAAGTTACACCACTGTTTTCGATTGGAACATCTCTTGGAGTGATCCTTGGAGGTCTACTTGGATTACCACCAATGTTATGTGCAGCACTAGGATATGCAGCAGTCTTTGGAAGCGCAACAAATACACTGATCGCACCGATCATGATTGGATTAGAAGTGTTTGGAGGAGCTGATATGGTGCTGTTTGTTATTGTCTGTGTGATTGCTTATGGGGTGAATGGGAATATATCTATTTATGCACAAGAAAAATTTTAA
- a CDS encoding NUDIX hydrolase, producing MEERWDIYDKNKQLTGRTMKRNDWTLKDDEYHLTVLGVIRRSDGKFLITKRVMTKAWAPGWWEVSGGAAQAGEASYDAVLREVKEETGLDVKDAEGGYMFTYKRENPGEGDNYFVDVYRFTLDIDDSDVNFQEAEIDGYMFASIDEIKVFAQEGIFLHYDSIKKVFE from the coding sequence ATGGAAGAAAGATGGGACATTTACGATAAGAATAAACAACTGACAGGCCGTACAATGAAGAGAAATGACTGGACATTAAAAGATGATGAATATCATCTGACAGTTCTTGGAGTCATTAGAAGATCAGATGGCAAATTTTTGATCACAAAGAGAGTTATGACAAAGGCATGGGCACCAGGATGGTGGGAAGTGTCTGGTGGTGCTGCACAGGCAGGAGAAGCATCTTATGATGCGGTTCTTCGTGAAGTGAAAGAAGAAACAGGACTGGATGTTAAAGATGCTGAAGGCGGATATATGTTTACATACAAGAGAGAGAATCCAGGAGAAGGAGATAACTATTTTGTAGATGTTTATCGTTTTACATTAGATATCGATGACAGTGATGTAAACTTTCAGGAAGCAGAGATTGACGGCTATATGTTTGCCTCAATAGATGAGATCAAAGTATTTGCACAGGAAGGAATTTTCCTGCACTATGACAGTATAAAAAAGGTATTTGAGTAA
- a CDS encoding MATE family efflux transporter — MSSTIKRNKYEIDMCNGTIMDKLISFSLPLMLSGILQLMFNAVDIIVIGRFSGSQSLAAVGSTTALINMFTNLFIGISLGANVLSARFYAAGKDKEMSETVHTAITLALISGIIMVFVGLIFAKPVLELMDTPDDVINLSTLYMRIYFMGMPFFMLYNYGASILRAVGDTKRPLFYLIVAGIANAGLNMCLVIIFHLGVAGVAIGTVISQLISSILVLRCLYRSETSYQLRFSKLKIQKEYLKQIFQVGIPAGIQSTVINFSNVLLQSSVNSFGSIAMAGYTAANNIFGFLYVTVNAVTQACMSFTSQNYGVGKWKRMDRVLIDCLILSFVAMMILGNSAYFFGPKLLTIYTSNSKVIQCGMEILLYTTVTYFLCGFMDLFPGALRGMGRSGVPMILSIIGTVGTRIVWIFWIFPNHRSLDILFISYPASWIITIVLQVICYYFVRKQLYAKMRAEA, encoded by the coding sequence ATGAGTTCAACAATAAAACGTAATAAATATGAAATTGATATGTGCAATGGAACGATTATGGATAAACTGATCTCATTTTCGTTACCATTGATGTTATCCGGAATTTTGCAGCTGATGTTTAATGCAGTGGATATTATAGTTATTGGAAGATTTAGTGGGAGCCAGTCGCTTGCAGCGGTTGGATCAACCACTGCCCTGATCAATATGTTTACCAATTTATTTATTGGAATATCCCTTGGAGCGAATGTTTTATCCGCAAGATTTTATGCGGCGGGCAAAGATAAAGAAATGTCTGAAACCGTTCATACGGCAATCACACTGGCGCTGATCAGCGGAATTATTATGGTCTTTGTAGGATTGATCTTTGCAAAACCAGTATTAGAATTAATGGATACACCAGATGATGTGATCAATCTTTCCACTCTTTACATGAGAATTTATTTTATGGGGATGCCGTTTTTTATGCTTTATAATTATGGAGCATCCATTTTAAGAGCGGTCGGAGATACAAAACGTCCGCTGTTTTATTTGATCGTTGCTGGAATTGCAAATGCAGGTCTTAACATGTGTCTGGTTATCATTTTTCATCTTGGCGTTGCAGGAGTTGCGATCGGAACGGTAATTTCACAGCTGATTTCAAGTATACTTGTGCTTCGATGTCTGTATCGATCAGAAACAAGTTACCAACTGCGTTTTTCAAAATTAAAGATTCAAAAGGAATATTTAAAACAGATTTTTCAGGTGGGAATTCCAGCAGGAATTCAAAGCACTGTTATTAATTTTTCTAATGTATTATTGCAGTCATCAGTGAATTCTTTTGGATCGATCGCAATGGCAGGATATACGGCAGCAAATAATATTTTTGGATTTTTGTATGTTACAGTGAATGCAGTGACACAGGCTTGCATGAGTTTTACCAGTCAGAACTATGGTGTTGGAAAATGGAAACGAATGGATCGTGTCTTGATCGACTGTCTGATCTTATCATTTGTTGCAATGATGATCTTGGGAAACAGCGCTTATTTCTTTGGTCCTAAACTCTTGACGATCTATACAAGTAATTCAAAAGTAATTCAATGTGGAATGGAAATCTTGTTATATACAACGGTTACGTATTTCCTCTGTGGATTTATGGATCTGTTTCCTGGAGCACTTCGTGGAATGGGGCGTTCTGGTGTGCCAATGATCCTTTCGATCATTGGGACAGTAGGAACAAGAATCGTATGGATTTTCTGGATCTTCCCGAATCATAGATCTTTGGATATTTTATTTATATCATATCCAGCATCCTGGATCATAACAATCGTATTACAGGTGATCTGTTATTACTTTGTGAGAAAACAATTATATGCAAAAATGAGAGCAGAAGCATAA
- a CDS encoding PTS sugar transporter subunit IIA yields the protein MNLLDILDLDLIDLDMDATDKDGVLKQLSSMLYKKGNIKDLDKFLEAVYERESIGETGLGGIAIPHGLTDQVINASVAIGKVKQPVEWESLDDQPVSLIFLLAAPTGDLQKTHLQNLSQLASVVAHKAHVDALMKCETKEEFFELFETYFNEFTKRKEA from the coding sequence ATGAATTTATTAGACATTCTGGATCTTGATTTAATAGATCTGGATATGGACGCAACAGATAAAGATGGAGTTTTAAAACAGTTAAGTTCCATGCTTTATAAAAAAGGAAATATTAAAGATCTGGATAAATTCCTGGAAGCAGTTTATGAAAGAGAAAGCATTGGAGAAACAGGTCTTGGAGGGATTGCGATTCCTCATGGTTTAACAGATCAGGTAATCAATGCAAGTGTTGCAATCGGAAAAGTAAAACAGCCAGTAGAATGGGAAAGCCTTGATGATCAGCCAGTAAGTCTGATTTTCTTATTAGCAGCACCAACTGGAGATCTTCAGAAGACACATCTTCAGAATCTATCACAGCTTGCTAGCGTTGTAGCACATAAAGCACATGTCGACGCGTTAATGAAATGTGAAACAAAAGAAGAATTTTTTGAACTATTTGAAACTTATTTTAATGAATTTACAAAGAGAAAGGAAGCTTAA
- a CDS encoding L-ribulose-5-phosphate 3-epimerase — protein MVNQNKEYYLGLYEKSMPNTLSWEEKLKVVKEAGFDYLEMSIDETEEKLARLDQSVDEIEKAIEKTGVPIKSICLSGHRKYPLGSHDPKIRERGMEIMEKAICLAARLGVRVIQLAGYDVYYEEGDFQTRDYFKMNLKEAAIMAAKQGVLLGFETMETPFMDTVEKAMAYVKDVDQAYLGVYPDIGNLKNASLLYNVDVNEDIMTGKGHIFATHLKETVPGKYREIPFGTGHTEFVRNIKTLKRLGVRMFVGEFWYVGNDDWKQVIIDANDFLRDKLEQA, from the coding sequence ATGGTCAATCAAAATAAAGAATATTATCTGGGACTTTATGAGAAAAGTATGCCTAACACACTTTCATGGGAAGAAAAACTGAAAGTGGTAAAAGAAGCAGGTTTTGATTATCTGGAAATGAGCATTGATGAGACAGAAGAAAAGCTTGCAAGACTTGACCAGTCAGTGGATGAAATAGAAAAGGCAATCGAAAAAACAGGAGTTCCTATAAAATCTATTTGCTTAAGTGGTCATCGAAAATATCCATTAGGCTCACATGATCCAAAGATTAGGGAACGAGGAATGGAAATCATGGAGAAAGCCATTTGTCTGGCAGCAAGATTAGGAGTACGAGTCATACAGCTTGCCGGGTATGATGTATATTATGAAGAAGGCGATTTTCAAACAAGAGATTATTTTAAGATGAATCTGAAAGAGGCTGCGATCATGGCAGCAAAGCAGGGGGTATTGCTAGGATTTGAAACAATGGAAACACCTTTTATGGATACAGTAGAAAAGGCTATGGCATATGTAAAAGATGTGGATCAGGCATATCTTGGAGTATATCCAGACATCGGTAATCTGAAAAATGCTTCTCTTCTATATAATGTAGATGTGAATGAAGACATAATGACAGGAAAAGGTCATATTTTTGCAACACATTTAAAAGAGACAGTTCCAGGAAAATATAGAGAAATCCCATTTGGAACAGGACATACTGAGTTTGTAAGAAATATAAAGACTTTAAAAAGACTGGGAGTCAGAATGTTTGTAGGAGAATTCTGGTATGTCGGAAATGATGACTGGAAACAGGTAATTATAGATGCAAATGATTTCTTAAGAGATAAGCTGGAACAGGCATAA
- a CDS encoding L-ribulose-5-phosphate 4-epimerase produces MLEELKQKVLEANLLLPQHGLVTFTWGNVSEIDREKEIVAIKPSGVEYSKMTAEDIVLVDLEGNILEGELRPSSDVDTHLEFYRNWPGIGGVVHTHSTWATGFAQAGKDIIALGTTQADYFDGAIPCTRFMTDEEIKGSYELETGKVIVEEFQKREIDPERVPGALVHSHGPFTWGSDGFNAVHNAVVLEECAKMNAIAMLVKNPEIGSMQQTLLEKHFNRKHGPGAYYGQSK; encoded by the coding sequence ATGTTAGAAGAATTAAAACAGAAAGTATTAGAGGCAAATTTATTATTACCACAGCATGGATTAGTTACATTTACATGGGGAAATGTATCAGAGATTGACCGGGAAAAAGAAATTGTTGCAATTAAACCAAGTGGAGTAGAATACAGCAAGATGACAGCGGAAGATATTGTTCTTGTAGATCTTGAAGGAAATATTCTTGAGGGAGAATTAAGACCAAGTTCTGATGTAGATACACATTTGGAATTTTATCGAAACTGGCCAGGAATTGGCGGTGTTGTACATACACATTCCACATGGGCAACTGGTTTTGCACAGGCAGGAAAAGATATTATTGCGTTAGGGACGACGCAGGCAGACTATTTTGATGGAGCAATTCCATGTACCAGATTCATGACAGATGAAGAAATAAAGGGAAGCTATGAATTAGAGACAGGAAAAGTGATTGTAGAGGAATTCCAAAAAAGAGAAATTGATCCAGAGAGAGTACCAGGAGCTTTAGTACATAGTCATGGACCATTTACATGGGGAAGTGATGGATTTAATGCAGTTCATAATGCGGTTGTTTTAGAGGAATGTGCAAAAATGAACGCAATTGCGATGCTGGTCAAAAATCCAGAAATTGGGTCAATGCAGCAGACATTATTAGAGAAACATTTTAACCGTAAACATGGTCCGGGGGCGTATTATGGTCAATCAAAATAA
- a CDS encoding PTS fructose transporter subunit IIB, whose amino-acid sequence MNIVGITSCTCGIAHTYMAREKLLETGEKFGWSVKIETQGSGGVEFALTDEDINAADCVLIASDVAVSGTERFKGKPMVKVPVATAIKSPEHLLRKIEEKLGAMKK is encoded by the coding sequence ATGAATATTGTTGGAATTACATCTTGCACTTGTGGAATCGCACATACTTATATGGCTAGAGAAAAACTGTTAGAAACTGGAGAAAAATTTGGATGGAGTGTAAAAATCGAAACACAGGGAAGCGGTGGTGTTGAATTTGCGTTAACAGATGAAGATATCAATGCTGCAGATTGTGTATTGATCGCATCTGATGTTGCTGTATCTGGAACAGAAAGATTCAAAGGAAAACCAATGGTTAAAGTACCTGTTGCAACAGCAATCAAATCACCAGAACATCTTCTTCGTAAGATTGAAGAAAAATTAGGTGCAATGAAGAAATAA
- a CDS encoding PTS fructose transporter subunit IIC produces MLKDVLKNLKQHCMSGISYMIPVIVIGGFCTALARLAGNVDTAGTIGYAFLQAGNAAFALMMSVLCAGIAYSICGKPGIAPGVVAGYLSTQVKASFLGALICGILIGIMILWMQEHFPDSKALKSMYPIVIYPVISGIIATLLIMFVFGPPLAALTQAAIDFFMNMNTGSKFLLGFILGCMTGFDMGGPVNKICFSVVSAFAASGIWGPAAGKNAAAMAPPMGMAISALVLTPKKYTEQEREDAKVAIAMSLCQVTEGALPFAFNDPKRVIPAVTIGSGVAHGLILTWGVTVPVLHGGIFSVPLASNPMLWIAAWLIGAMVTAVIVSVTKPARPVETVHEDEELKDDFDIEIG; encoded by the coding sequence ATGTTAAAAGACGTATTAAAAAACTTAAAGCAGCATTGTATGAGTGGTATCTCTTATATGATCCCTGTTATCGTTATCGGTGGATTTTGTACAGCACTTGCTCGTCTGGCAGGAAATGTTGATACAGCAGGAACTATTGGATATGCATTCTTACAGGCAGGAAATGCAGCATTTGCATTAATGATGTCCGTACTTTGTGCAGGAATTGCTTACTCTATCTGTGGTAAACCAGGAATTGCACCAGGTGTAGTAGCAGGATATTTGTCAACACAGGTAAAAGCCAGTTTCCTTGGAGCATTAATTTGTGGAATCTTAATTGGTATTATGATCTTATGGATGCAGGAACATTTCCCAGATTCAAAAGCTTTGAAATCAATGTATCCGATCGTTATTTATCCGGTAATATCCGGAATTATAGCGACGCTGTTGATCATGTTTGTCTTTGGACCGCCTCTTGCAGCATTAACACAGGCAGCTATTGACTTCTTTATGAATATGAACACGGGATCAAAATTCTTATTAGGATTTATCTTAGGATGTATGACCGGATTTGATATGGGAGGTCCTGTGAATAAAATTTGTTTCTCTGTTGTCAGTGCATTCGCAGCCTCTGGAATCTGGGGACCTGCAGCCGGAAAAAATGCGGCGGCTATGGCACCTCCAATGGGTATGGCAATTTCAGCACTGGTATTAACTCCTAAAAAATATACAGAACAAGAAAGAGAAGATGCAAAAGTTGCGATCGCAATGTCATTGTGTCAGGTAACAGAGGGTGCATTACCATTTGCCTTTAATGATCCGAAACGAGTCATTCCGGCGGTAACAATTGGTTCAGGTGTTGCTCATGGATTAATCTTAACTTGGGGAGTAACAGTTCCTGTACTGCATGGTGGAATCTTCTCGGTTCCACTGGCAAGTAATCCAATGTTATGGATTGCAGCATGGTTGATCGGAGCTATGGTTACAGCGGTAATTGTTTCTGTAACAAAACCAGCGCGTCCAGTTGAAACAGTACATGAAGATGAAGAATTGAAAGATGATTTTGATATTGAAATTGGATAA